A single genomic interval of Cupriavidus necator N-1 harbors:
- a CDS encoding GMC family oxidoreductase: MTFYDDLIVGAGAAGSVLANRLSADPQRRVLLLEAGRDIRPGDEPADIRSIFPLSTFNPAYMWPDTLVHWGRANGTAPSFFPQGRLLGGTSQIMGMFALRGRPEDYDDWAAMGAAGWGWDDVLPFFRKLESDHDFSGTMHGCDGPVPIRREPQAQWSPLSARLHQVAAARGFSHVADMNADFGDGYGTLPISRYPDKRGSAGICYLDAAVRARSNLTVQAGATVSRLLLERRDGALHCTGVACTDAQGQVRQIRARRVLLAAGALRTPALLLRAGIGPGDELTRLGIAPQLERKGVGRNLQNHAILYVVAFLARAGREPGGVRPACATTMRWSSAQHGGTPGDMGMYIRSWLSWHALGHRMASLAPVLNKPWSRGSVTLSAQAPQAQTVVEFDLLSDPRDLARITSAFRFTASLFGELGGICGTPYVLSDARNLSRLMRYNEPTSANAVRAAAAARLIDAMPGFGQRMVAKLSKMTPAAEVLRSDDALADYARRSISGTGHVSGTCRMGAASDPLAVVDPHGRVHGMQGLYVADASVMPTVPSANTHLPTIMVAEKIAQGLLV; encoded by the coding sequence ATGACCTTCTACGACGACCTCATCGTGGGTGCCGGCGCGGCGGGTTCCGTGCTGGCCAACCGGCTGTCGGCAGACCCGCAACGGCGCGTGCTCCTGCTGGAGGCTGGCCGCGACATCCGGCCCGGCGACGAGCCAGCCGATATCCGCAGCATCTTCCCACTTTCCACCTTCAATCCGGCCTATATGTGGCCGGACACGCTGGTGCACTGGGGCCGCGCCAACGGCACCGCGCCGTCCTTCTTCCCGCAGGGGCGGCTGCTGGGCGGCACCTCGCAGATCATGGGCATGTTCGCGCTGCGCGGCCGTCCTGAAGACTATGACGACTGGGCGGCGATGGGCGCCGCAGGTTGGGGCTGGGATGACGTGCTACCTTTCTTTCGCAAGCTCGAGTCGGACCACGATTTCTCCGGCACCATGCACGGCTGCGACGGCCCGGTGCCGATCCGTCGCGAGCCGCAGGCGCAGTGGTCGCCGCTATCGGCGCGCCTGCATCAGGTGGCCGCTGCGCGCGGCTTCTCCCACGTCGCCGACATGAATGCAGACTTCGGCGATGGCTACGGCACGCTGCCGATCAGCCGCTATCCCGACAAGCGCGGCTCGGCCGGCATTTGCTACCTGGATGCCGCGGTGCGGGCTCGGTCCAATCTGACCGTGCAGGCCGGCGCCACCGTCAGCCGCCTGCTGCTGGAGCGCCGCGACGGCGCACTGCATTGCACCGGCGTGGCCTGCACCGACGCGCAAGGCCAAGTGCGCCAGATACGCGCACGCAGGGTGCTGCTGGCCGCCGGGGCGCTGCGCACACCGGCCTTGCTGCTGCGTGCTGGCATCGGCCCCGGCGATGAACTGACCCGCTTGGGCATCGCGCCACAACTGGAACGCAAAGGCGTGGGCCGAAACCTGCAGAACCACGCCATCCTCTACGTCGTCGCCTTCCTGGCGCGGGCGGGACGCGAGCCAGGAGGCGTGCGCCCCGCCTGCGCCACCACCATGCGCTGGTCCTCGGCGCAGCACGGCGGCACGCCAGGTGATATGGGCATGTATATCCGCAGCTGGCTGTCGTGGCATGCGCTCGGGCATCGCATGGCGTCGCTGGCCCCGGTGCTGAACAAGCCCTGGTCGCGCGGCTCCGTAACGCTGTCCGCGCAGGCGCCGCAAGCGCAGACCGTGGTCGAGTTCGACCTGCTCTCCGACCCGCGCGATCTGGCGCGCATCACGTCGGCGTTCCGCTTCACAGCGTCGCTCTTCGGTGAGCTGGGCGGGATCTGTGGCACGCCCTACGTGCTGTCCGACGCCCGCAACCTGAGCCGGCTGATGCGCTACAACGAGCCCACCAGCGCCAACGCCGTGCGCGCAGCAGCCGCCGCGCGGCTGATCGACGCCATGCCGGGATTCGGCCAGCGCATGGTCGCAAAGCTTTCGAAGATGACACCCGCCGCCGAAGTCCTGCGCAGCGACGATGCCCTGGCTGACTACGCCCGCCGCAGCATCAGCGGCACCGGCCACGTCAGCGGCACCTGCCGCATGGGCGCGGCATCCGATCCGCTCGCCGTGGTGGATCCACACGGTCGCGTGCACGGCATGCAGGGGCTGTATGTCGCCGATGCCTCGGTGATGCCGACCGTTCCGAGCGCCAATACTCACCTGCCGACCATCATGGTCGCGGAGAAGATCGCGCAAGGCCTGCTGGTCTAG
- a CDS encoding GGDEF domain-containing protein — translation MLNLDLRSMSAMTGMINIALGIILLAFRRAYPASIKGLLPWALAPLLCALSTAFYAMDGQWPAVLVSLGGNALLLSGCALFYFGSQRFYGVPCTWKCWLALGIGCLAGISWFLLVHPDYRIRVLLLTTLLAAICLTHARLSWQHGRGFAPRFMALVLAFQGLVLLMRAATTLFQDAVDTPRFSPSVIQTTYIAAYCFASLFVCLGLLLTVSERLRAQFEYLAQRDDLTGVLSRRAVLHAGSSELKNRRASGQPLSLLLMDIDHFKRINDQHGHLVGDRVLAHFAQTVGRALRHTDYLGRFGGEEFVVLLPHTGAEAAFAVAERVRQAVEQQTALAGQPACTASLGLASIEAGEATLDELLARADLALYRAKADGRNRVEAG, via the coding sequence ATGCTAAACCTGGACCTGCGCTCCATGTCGGCGATGACGGGGATGATCAATATCGCCCTGGGCATCATCCTGCTGGCCTTTCGCCGCGCCTATCCTGCCTCCATCAAAGGGTTGCTGCCTTGGGCGCTGGCACCGCTGCTTTGCGCGCTTTCCACCGCCTTCTATGCGATGGACGGACAGTGGCCGGCCGTGCTTGTCTCGCTTGGCGGTAACGCGCTGCTGCTTTCGGGCTGCGCACTATTCTACTTCGGCAGCCAGCGTTTCTACGGGGTGCCCTGCACCTGGAAATGCTGGCTTGCCTTGGGCATTGGCTGCCTGGCAGGCATCAGCTGGTTCCTGCTGGTCCATCCCGACTATCGGATCCGCGTTTTGCTGCTCACCACGCTGCTGGCGGCAATATGCCTGACCCATGCGCGGCTGAGCTGGCAGCACGGTCGGGGTTTTGCGCCGCGCTTCATGGCACTTGTCCTCGCTTTCCAGGGGCTGGTCCTACTAATGCGGGCAGCTACGACGCTTTTCCAGGATGCCGTCGATACCCCGCGGTTTTCCCCTTCGGTTATTCAGACTACGTACATTGCAGCGTATTGCTTCGCGTCGCTGTTTGTCTGCCTTGGCCTGCTTTTGACCGTGAGCGAGCGGTTGCGTGCGCAGTTTGAGTACCTGGCGCAGCGCGATGACCTGACGGGGGTGCTGAGCCGCAGGGCCGTGCTGCACGCAGGTAGTAGTGAGCTGAAGAACCGGCGTGCCAGCGGCCAGCCACTGTCGTTGCTGCTGATGGATATCGACCACTTCAAGCGCATCAACGACCAGCACGGGCATCTGGTGGGTGACCGCGTGCTGGCTCATTTCGCACAAACCGTGGGCCGGGCGCTGCGCCACACGGACTATCTCGGCCGTTTCGGCGGCGAAGAGTTTGTCGTGTTGCTGCCGCATACCGGCGCGGAGGCCGCGTTTGCGGTGGCCGAGCGTGTGCGGCAGGCAGTGGAGCAGCAAACGGCCCTCGCGGGGCAGCCCGCCTGCACGGCAAGCCTGGGGTTGGCCAGCATCGAGGCCGGGGAAGCGACCCTTGACGAATTGCTGGCGCGGGCCGATTTGGCGCTGTATCGCGCCAAGGCTGATGGACGGAACCGTGTGGAGGCAGGCTGA
- a CDS encoding phage integrase family protein, translated as MAQHNRVAADTPRYTRADFTALRFRLNRIPTEHILSRVYDEDALHAAGIETSEQLEARLDAMRDHLVERVCLSNPYLSASLADARRFNRWPKTAIDYLVRAADQDFSAPQPDDPVSAWLRPIVFRPLRQEGIQTLVQLHGYIALRGRRWYVPVPRLGAGKARAIERWLQGHAATLGPLQVDDTPRTGWVELGQDLACQLVPLEQVQRIVPALDGHRGRNRAPGFCLIAARHDLDAIHAYLSRFRDRDKTARAYQKELERFLLWCVGVRRMALSSVGADDCEHYKEFLAQPDPAWIGPKTARTSARWRPFASALKPESQRYAVLVLRGFFAWLVGVRYLGGNPWLLVSDPLTVRREVPIAVEKALPGRLWAALTQPEGLLDQLCGKWPSVPVSAPLTAKDTEAPGAQYRLARAVVLLLGCSGARREEAARTLRCHLQPVPEQAGVPAGLWELALLGKRDKWRTVFLPPRVIAALRAHWADRSHDFENAAQALALLSPVVVPSTRTAQAKHLSLETGDPVLTGMGFSPDGLYQLLTTMLRRIAGDASLPLSEAERDLLRHLTPHALRHTFATHAVANEMPADVLQRLLGHASLQTTSLYVRAERARGLAAVAKLYPDPT; from the coding sequence ATGGCCCAACACAACCGCGTCGCTGCCGACACCCCGCGTTACACCCGGGCCGACTTCACCGCACTACGCTTCCGCCTCAACCGGATCCCGACCGAGCATATCCTTTCGCGCGTCTATGACGAAGACGCGCTGCACGCCGCCGGGATCGAGACGTCGGAGCAGCTGGAGGCCCGACTCGATGCCATGCGCGACCATCTGGTCGAGCGCGTCTGCCTCAGCAATCCGTATCTCTCGGCGAGCCTGGCGGACGCCCGCCGTTTCAATCGCTGGCCCAAGACTGCCATCGACTACCTGGTGCGCGCCGCCGACCAGGATTTCTCGGCGCCGCAACCCGACGATCCTGTGTCGGCCTGGCTGCGTCCGATCGTGTTCCGGCCGCTACGGCAAGAGGGCATCCAGACGCTGGTGCAACTGCACGGCTATATCGCGCTGCGCGGCCGGCGCTGGTATGTGCCTGTGCCGCGGCTCGGGGCCGGCAAGGCCCGCGCGATCGAGCGTTGGCTACAGGGCCATGCGGCCACGCTGGGACCGCTCCAGGTCGACGACACGCCCCGGACGGGCTGGGTCGAATTGGGCCAGGATCTCGCCTGCCAGCTGGTACCCCTGGAGCAGGTCCAACGGATCGTCCCAGCGCTCGACGGTCATCGTGGCCGCAACCGGGCGCCCGGCTTTTGCCTCATTGCGGCGCGCCATGACCTAGACGCGATCCACGCCTACCTGTCCCGGTTCCGGGACCGGGACAAGACGGCCCGCGCCTACCAAAAGGAACTGGAGCGCTTCCTCCTCTGGTGCGTCGGCGTGCGTCGCATGGCGCTGTCCAGCGTGGGCGCCGACGATTGCGAGCACTACAAGGAGTTCCTGGCGCAGCCAGACCCGGCCTGGATCGGCCCAAAGACAGCACGCACTTCGGCGCGCTGGCGCCCCTTCGCGAGCGCCCTGAAGCCGGAATCCCAACGCTACGCGGTACTGGTGCTGCGGGGGTTTTTTGCCTGGCTGGTGGGCGTACGCTACCTGGGCGGCAACCCCTGGTTGCTGGTTTCCGATCCCCTGACGGTCCGGCGCGAAGTGCCGATCGCGGTCGAGAAGGCGTTGCCCGGGCGGCTGTGGGCGGCGCTCACGCAGCCGGAGGGCCTCCTGGACCAACTCTGTGGCAAGTGGCCGTCGGTGCCGGTGTCCGCACCGCTGACCGCGAAGGACACCGAGGCGCCCGGGGCGCAGTATCGCCTGGCGCGCGCGGTGGTGCTGCTGCTGGGGTGCAGCGGGGCCCGCCGCGAGGAGGCCGCTCGCACACTGCGCTGCCACCTCCAGCCGGTCCCGGAGCAGGCTGGCGTGCCGGCCGGCCTGTGGGAACTGGCGCTCCTGGGTAAGCGCGACAAGTGGCGCACCGTGTTCTTGCCGCCACGGGTCATTGCGGCATTGCGTGCGCACTGGGCCGACCGGAGCCACGATTTCGAGAACGCCGCTCAGGCGCTGGCGCTGCTCTCCCCGGTGGTGGTGCCGTCCACGCGCACGGCCCAAGCCAAGCACCTCAGCCTGGAGACCGGTGATCCGGTCCTGACCGGCATGGGCTTCTCGCCAGATGGACTGTACCAGTTGCTGACGACGATGCTACGGCGCATCGCCGGCGATGCCTCGCTGCCGCTGTCCGAGGCCGAGCGGGACCTGCTGCGTCACCTCACACCCCATGCGCTACGCCATACGTTTGCCACGCATGCGGTGGCCAATGAGATGCCCGCGGATGTCCTGCAACGGCTATTGGGACACGCCTCGCTGCAAACAACGTCGCTGTATGTCCGCGCGGAGCGCGCACGGGGCCTCGCCGCCGTGGCGAAGCTCTATCCCGACCCCACCTAG
- a CDS encoding DUF1186 domain-containing protein, with product MNPSYSYPVSRLLTLGQSFEEVNGAPETWKGYAKLGVDNRHIPELIAVVADEALHTGYGPVPFAPVHAWRILGALKATEALPALVSLLRRIDDDFDDWIASELPRVFSQMGGQSVDLLAPFAADGRNGSYARGGACRAMGEVASGHPEQRGRCLQVLMTILRSLEDNEQTLNTEIVSVLLDLNAVESIDLIREAYAKDCVDLDCVGDLEDVEIALGLRTERSTAPKRGEFFQRLRELSNHQEATRPRTAGPKTGRNDPCPCGSGKKYKKCCLEA from the coding sequence ATGAACCCCTCATATTCCTACCCTGTCAGCCGGCTTCTTACCCTGGGCCAATCCTTCGAGGAGGTAAACGGGGCACCCGAAACGTGGAAGGGATATGCAAAGCTCGGCGTTGACAACCGCCACATCCCTGAGTTGATTGCCGTCGTCGCTGATGAAGCGCTACACACTGGATACGGGCCCGTGCCATTCGCCCCCGTGCACGCCTGGAGAATTCTCGGGGCACTCAAGGCGACCGAAGCACTGCCAGCCTTGGTTTCGCTGTTGCGCCGCATTGACGATGACTTTGACGATTGGATCGCCAGTGAGTTGCCGCGCGTCTTCAGCCAGATGGGCGGGCAGTCAGTTGATCTGCTTGCGCCATTCGCAGCGGACGGACGTAACGGGAGCTATGCCAGGGGTGGTGCATGCAGGGCAATGGGTGAGGTCGCGTCCGGCCACCCAGAGCAGCGTGGGCGATGCCTGCAGGTACTGATGACCATTCTCCGGTCCTTGGAGGACAACGAGCAGACGCTCAACACGGAGATTGTGTCGGTGCTGCTCGATTTGAACGCGGTGGAGTCCATCGACCTGATCCGGGAGGCATATGCCAAGGATTGTGTCGATCTCGACTGTGTTGGCGATCTGGAGGACGTTGAGATCGCGCTTGGCTTGCGCACCGAACGCTCAACCGCACCCAAGCGAGGAGAATTCTTTCAGCGGCTGCGGGAACTGTCCAATCATCAGGAAGCGACGCGCCCCCGGACCGCTGGGCCAAAGACCGGAAGAAATGACCCCTGCCCATGCGGAAGCGGGAAGAAGTACAAGAAATGCTGCCTGGAGGCGTGA
- a CDS encoding porin, which translates to MSSHCVAFPARGRLPASLAATVLFWAGSACAQSSVTLYGRVVGGVDYVNKVATANGRTSDVFRYSSDWGASWWGIRVQEDLGQGLSAVANLESMFSSDDGRTIGDSFFNRYAVVGLSSRSYGTVWLGRAMALTDGELWEVDPFAMQFTSIGTLAYGRNWGPRNNAITYNSPRWGGFSFRAQGSLSGVPGNINAGRQLSGSVSYQSGPLVLKGVYEEIRDANGGFSDLYATSREYALGGAYQAGDVKLFAGYSLIRSGGATVATANNPTAADKHQLLWLGAAWSAAPSLTILGGAYHARLNQDGGNATLLALGANYHLSKRTLLYATVGTVINRGNAAFSVVITPDTKPLPGATQQGVYTGVMHSF; encoded by the coding sequence ATGTCTTCCCACTGTGTTGCGTTCCCCGCCCGGGGGCGCCTTCCCGCAAGCCTTGCCGCCACCGTCCTGTTCTGGGCCGGTAGCGCGTGCGCACAAAGCAGCGTGACCCTGTACGGCCGCGTCGTCGGCGGCGTCGACTATGTCAACAAGGTCGCTACCGCCAACGGACGTACCTCTGATGTCTTTCGCTATAGCAGTGACTGGGGCGCCAGCTGGTGGGGCATTCGCGTGCAGGAAGACCTCGGCCAGGGCCTGAGCGCCGTGGCCAACCTGGAGAGCATGTTCAGCTCCGACGACGGCCGCACCATCGGCGACAGCTTCTTCAACCGCTACGCCGTCGTCGGACTTTCCAGCCGCAGCTACGGCACCGTGTGGCTCGGCCGCGCGATGGCGCTGACCGACGGCGAACTGTGGGAGGTGGACCCGTTCGCCATGCAGTTCACCAGCATTGGCACCCTCGCCTATGGCCGCAACTGGGGGCCGCGCAACAATGCCATCACGTACAACTCGCCACGGTGGGGCGGCTTTTCCTTCCGCGCACAGGGCAGCCTGAGCGGCGTGCCAGGGAACATCAACGCCGGGCGACAGCTGAGCGGCAGCGTCAGCTACCAGAGCGGCCCGCTTGTGCTGAAGGGCGTCTACGAGGAGATCCGCGACGCCAACGGCGGCTTCTCCGACCTCTATGCCACTTCGCGCGAATACGCGCTCGGCGGGGCCTACCAGGCCGGAGACGTCAAGCTGTTTGCCGGCTACAGCCTGATACGCTCGGGCGGCGCCACGGTGGCAACGGCCAACAACCCCACCGCCGCAGACAAGCACCAGTTGCTCTGGCTCGGCGCCGCCTGGTCCGCCGCACCGTCCCTGACAATCCTGGGCGGCGCCTACCACGCCCGCCTAAACCAGGACGGCGGCAACGCCACGCTGCTTGCGCTCGGCGCGAACTACCACCTCTCCAAGCGCACGCTGTTGTACGCGACGGTCGGCACAGTGATCAACCGCGGAAATGCCGCGTTCTCTGTGGTAATTACGCCAGACACCAAGCCGCTGCCTGGGGCAACACAACAGGGCGTATACACCGGTGTCATGCATTCATTCTAG
- a CDS encoding intradiol ring-cleavage dioxygenase — translation MRNMTEAELTEVVLQRYQDTPDPRLREILQSLIRHLHAFVRDVRLTEEEWLRGILYLTAVGQISDDKRQEMILLSDNVGVSMLVNMVSAGVAQAATESTVVGPFYVPGTPERQWGESIQQLPCDDAPLFVRGRVLDLAGEPVADAQIEVWQTNSNGMYDIQDPEQPEHNLRGWYRVNADGEFLVRTVRPVRYPIPTDGPIGELLNATSRHPWRPAHLHVKVTAAGCKPLVTHIFDAEDPYLDSDVVFAVKQSLVRKFEPVTASNSSREYGISGPCLELRYDFTIERTMPAG, via the coding sequence ATGCGAAACATGACTGAAGCGGAACTGACGGAAGTGGTCCTACAGCGCTACCAGGACACCCCCGATCCGCGCCTGCGCGAGATCCTGCAATCGCTGATCAGGCACCTGCACGCCTTCGTGCGCGACGTTCGCCTGACCGAGGAAGAGTGGCTGCGCGGCATTCTCTACCTGACGGCGGTGGGACAGATCTCGGACGACAAGCGGCAGGAGATGATCCTGCTCTCCGACAACGTGGGCGTCTCCATGTTGGTCAATATGGTCAGCGCAGGCGTGGCGCAGGCGGCAACGGAGTCGACCGTGGTGGGCCCCTTCTATGTGCCCGGCACGCCCGAGCGGCAATGGGGCGAATCGATCCAGCAGCTACCGTGCGACGACGCACCGCTGTTCGTGCGTGGCCGCGTGCTGGATCTGGCGGGTGAACCCGTGGCCGATGCGCAAATCGAGGTCTGGCAGACCAATTCCAACGGCATGTACGACATCCAGGACCCGGAGCAGCCCGAGCACAACCTGCGCGGCTGGTATCGCGTCAATGCCGACGGCGAGTTCCTGGTGCGCACGGTGCGTCCGGTGCGCTATCCGATCCCCACCGACGGGCCGATCGGTGAGCTTTTGAATGCCACCAGCCGTCACCCGTGGCGGCCCGCACACCTGCACGTAAAGGTCACCGCCGCGGGCTGCAAGCCGCTGGTGACGCATATCTTCGATGCCGAGGATCCCTACCTCGACTCGGACGTGGTATTCGCGGTGAAGCAATCGCTGGTCCGCAAGTTCGAGCCGGTCACGGCCAGCAACAGCAGCCGCGAGTACGGCATCAGCGGCCCCTGCCTGGAGCTGCGCTACGACTTCACGATCGAGCGCACGATGCCAGCCGGCTAG
- a CDS encoding amidohydrolase family protein encodes MLKRTLIRNASVITVDPKLGNLDKGDVLVEGSKIAAVGVGLKADDAEIIDGTGTIVMPGMVDTHRHVWQTTLRNIAADWTLDQYFAGVRGQLGEHFRGEDIYTANLAGACEALNAGITTVLDWSHNMNTPAHTDGAVQGLRDSGGRFVMCYGNSNAEWLPVSNLPTSRDAYRVKKEHFSRADDLVQMGMALRGPQYATEKVTIDDWALARDIGALISVHVGDGAWGKNRPVAWLAEQGLLGEDVVCVHCNSLADDEFRIMADHGAWASMTPDIELQMGHGWPATRRLLDVGLAPTLGVDIVTSNSGHLFQVMRTVLLVERAWAHHHADQAGEVVQRLPIDTSDVLAFATLNGARALGMADRIGSLTPGKDADIAMIRADNLEMAPLNNPVGAVVLAGHPGLVDSVWVAGKAVKRHGKLVNVDVPRLIGELERSRDHVLALAGVAPGERFLPAPYSH; translated from the coding sequence ATGTTGAAACGCACCCTGATCCGCAATGCCAGCGTCATCACCGTCGATCCGAAACTCGGCAACCTCGACAAAGGCGACGTACTGGTCGAAGGCTCGAAGATCGCCGCCGTCGGCGTCGGCCTCAAGGCCGACGATGCCGAAATCATCGACGGTACCGGCACCATCGTGATGCCGGGCATGGTCGATACCCATCGCCACGTGTGGCAGACCACGCTGCGCAATATCGCCGCCGACTGGACGCTGGATCAGTACTTTGCCGGCGTGCGCGGCCAGCTCGGCGAGCATTTCCGCGGCGAGGACATCTACACCGCCAACCTGGCAGGCGCCTGCGAGGCCTTGAACGCCGGCATCACTACCGTGCTCGACTGGTCGCACAACATGAACACGCCCGCCCACACCGACGGCGCCGTGCAGGGCCTGCGCGACTCGGGCGGCCGCTTCGTGATGTGCTACGGCAACTCCAATGCCGAATGGCTGCCGGTCAGCAACCTGCCGACTTCGCGCGACGCCTACCGCGTCAAGAAGGAGCACTTCTCGCGTGCCGACGACCTGGTCCAGATGGGCATGGCGCTGCGCGGCCCACAGTACGCTACCGAGAAAGTGACCATTGACGACTGGGCGCTCGCGCGCGACATCGGCGCGCTGATCTCCGTGCACGTCGGCGATGGCGCGTGGGGCAAGAACCGCCCGGTAGCCTGGCTGGCCGAACAAGGCCTGCTCGGCGAAGACGTGGTCTGCGTGCACTGCAACTCGCTGGCCGACGACGAGTTCCGAATCATGGCCGACCATGGCGCCTGGGCCTCGATGACGCCCGATATTGAGCTGCAGATGGGGCACGGCTGGCCCGCCACGCGCCGCCTGCTCGACGTAGGGCTGGCGCCGACGCTCGGGGTGGACATCGTCACCTCCAACAGCGGCCACCTGTTCCAGGTCATGCGCACGGTCCTGCTGGTCGAGCGTGCCTGGGCCCACCATCACGCGGATCAGGCCGGCGAGGTGGTGCAGCGCCTGCCGATCGACACCAGCGACGTACTGGCCTTCGCCACCCTCAACGGCGCCCGCGCACTCGGCATGGCCGACCGGATCGGCTCGCTCACGCCCGGCAAGGACGCCGATATCGCCATGATCCGCGCCGACAACCTCGAAATGGCGCCGCTCAACAACCCGGTCGGTGCCGTAGTGTTGGCGGGCCATCCGGGGCTGGTGGACTCGGTGTGGGTCGCCGGCAAGGCCGTCAAACGGCACGGCAAGCTGGTGAACGTCGACGTGCCCCGACTGATCGGGGAACTGGAGCGCTCGCGCGACCACGTGCTCGCGCTGGCCGGCGTGGCACCGGGCGAGCGCTTCCTGCCCGCGCCTTACTCTCACTGA
- a CDS encoding Fic family protein, with protein sequence MPADDTALAPEPPNPRIGRYVSTVAFDETVHAYVPPPLPPEPPLTLAPPLLQRLSEADRAIGRLDGVAMLLPDKALFLYMYVRKEAVLSSQIEGTQSTLDDLLQYENAAPAGKPLDDITEVSNYVDAMMYGLGVLRDPNGLPLCLRLLRDMHARLLQKGRGEAKNPGEFRRSQNWLGGTRPGNAHYVPPPVNEMQTCLSDLERFLQDDSAQIPPLIKAGFLHVQFESIHPFLDGNGRLGRLLIALFLVEKKVLQEPLLYLSLYLKTHRAQYYRLLQDVRLRGDWEVWTEFFLTGVAETANNAHESAMRIVALFQADRERISASGEQINSMLRLHELLRTHPFLNAAQAQQQTGLSAPTVNKAFESLEKLAIVKEITGKQRGRVFAYTDFLSILDSGTEVQAPPRQ encoded by the coding sequence ATGCCCGCCGACGACACCGCCCTGGCCCCCGAACCGCCGAACCCAAGAATCGGCCGCTACGTCTCGACCGTGGCCTTCGACGAGACGGTGCACGCCTACGTCCCGCCGCCGCTGCCGCCGGAGCCCCCACTGACGCTCGCGCCGCCACTGCTGCAGCGACTGAGTGAGGCGGACCGGGCCATCGGCCGTCTCGATGGCGTGGCGATGCTGCTGCCGGACAAGGCGTTGTTCCTCTACATGTATGTCCGCAAGGAAGCGGTGTTGTCATCGCAGATCGAGGGAACGCAATCGACGCTCGATGATCTGCTGCAGTATGAGAACGCGGCGCCGGCCGGCAAACCGCTCGACGACATCACCGAGGTCTCGAACTACGTCGATGCGATGATGTACGGGCTTGGCGTCCTGCGCGATCCGAACGGGCTGCCGCTGTGCCTGCGTTTGCTTCGGGACATGCATGCGCGCCTGCTGCAGAAAGGCCGAGGAGAAGCCAAGAATCCCGGCGAGTTCCGACGCTCGCAAAACTGGCTCGGCGGGACCCGGCCGGGGAATGCCCATTACGTGCCGCCCCCGGTCAACGAGATGCAGACCTGCCTCAGCGATCTCGAACGCTTCCTGCAGGACGACTCCGCCCAGATCCCGCCGCTCATCAAGGCCGGATTTCTGCACGTGCAGTTCGAATCGATCCATCCGTTTCTGGATGGCAATGGCCGCCTCGGCCGGCTGCTGATCGCCCTGTTCCTGGTGGAAAAGAAGGTCCTCCAAGAACCACTGTTGTACCTCAGCCTCTACCTGAAGACGCACCGTGCGCAGTACTATCGCCTGCTGCAAGACGTCCGGCTGCGTGGAGACTGGGAAGTCTGGACAGAATTCTTTCTCACCGGCGTCGCCGAAACCGCCAACAACGCCCATGAAAGTGCGATGCGGATCGTAGCCCTGTTCCAGGCCGACAGAGAACGTATTTCGGCGAGCGGCGAACAGATCAATTCCATGCTGCGGCTCCACGAACTGCTCCGGACCCACCCATTCCTCAACGCCGCACAAGCGCAGCAGCAGACAGGACTCAGCGCCCCGACCGTCAACAAAGCCTTCGAGTCACTGGAGAAGCTGGCGATCGTGAAGGAAATCACCGGGAAGCAACGCGGGCGGGTGTTCGCTTATACGGACTTCCTTAGCATTCTGGACAGCGGCACGGAGGTACAGGCACCGCCACGGCAATGA